Below is a genomic region from Amycolatopsis sp. 195334CR.
GACTCCAAGCCGCGGGTGGACCGGCCTGAGCCGCCTACGATGGCGGTGTGACCACCGAAGTGCTGCCCGGCAGACGGGCGCAGCTGCGGGATTTCCTGCGCACGCGCCGCGCACGGCTGAACCCGGCCGATGTCGGACTGCCCGCGGCGGGGCAGCGGCGCACCCCGGGGCTGCGGCGTGAAGAAGTCGCGGTGCTCGCCGGGGTGGGGGTGTCCTGGTACACCTGGCTCGAACAGGGCCGTGAGATCAACGTCTCGGCCGAGGTGCTGGACGCGATCGGTCGCGCGCTGCGGTTGTCCGGACCGGAACGCGCGCACCTCTACCTGCTGGCCGGGCTCAACCCGCCGGTCGCCGAGGCGGCCACCGGCGATCCGGGGCGGTTGCGCCGGGTGCTCGACGGCTGGCCCTCACCCGCGGTGCTGCGTGACCGCTACTGGAACGTGCTGGCGGTCAACGAAGCCGCGCGCGACCGCTTCGGGTATGACGGGCCGGGGCACAACTGCCTGGTTTCGTTCTTCACCGACGACCGGTACCGCGCCGCGGCGGAGGAGTGGGCGGCGGCCGCGCCCGCGGTGGTCGCGGCGTTCCGGGCCGACGCGGCGCATTTCCCCGGTGACCCCGAATTCGGCCGGGTGGTCGGTGAGCTGAGCGCGGTCAGCCCGGAGTTCGCGGAGCTGTGGGCACGCCACGACGTCGGCACGCCGGTGCAGGACGTGCTCGCGGTGCGGGACGACGACTTGGTGTGGCGGTTCGAGAAAACGACGCTGGTGCCCGCCGACCGGCCGGACGCGTACCTGGTGCTGTACTCGCCCGCCTG
It encodes:
- a CDS encoding helix-turn-helix transcriptional regulator, with product MTTEVLPGRRAQLRDFLRTRRARLNPADVGLPAAGQRRTPGLRREEVAVLAGVGVSWYTWLEQGREINVSAEVLDAIGRALRLSGPERAHLYLLAGLNPPVAEAATGDPGRLRRVLDGWPSPAVLRDRYWNVLAVNEAARDRFGYDGPGHNCLVSFFTDDRYRAAAEEWAAAAPAVVAAFRADAAHFPGDPEFGRVVGELSAVSPEFAELWARHDVGTPVQDVLAVRDDDLVWRFEKTTLVPADRPDAYLVLYSPA